The genomic window TGTATTAATCACCGAGGTTAACACGAAAGAGAGTCGACAATTACTGCAAAACTACGTTGATGAATTGCAACTGGCCGAGGTAATAAAAGAAATTCATCTCTATGATTTATCAGGGCAATTAATTATTAGCAGTCAAAATTCAAAAAGTGTTAAAGCTCTTTTTGGCCTGTCTGAATATAAATTAAATAAGAGTGAATTCGCCGTGCCTTTCGTTAGTGAAATCCGTAAAGAAAGATTAATTGGCTACGTTCGCTTAACCCTAGACAAAAACTATTTAACCACTAAGTTATTAAAAAATAACGATCAACAGTTTACGCTGTTACGTTTAATGATGATAATCGCTGGCGTTGTTGGCTTTCTGCTTACCAGAGGTCTCAACCGATTTAGTCGTCAGGGGTTTAGATTAGTTGATAAAGATAAAAGGCTGAGTTAAGTCGGCATCATTTAATGGAGCTAGTTA from Colwellia sp. PAMC 20917 includes these protein-coding regions:
- a CDS encoding AhpA/YtjB family protein, encoding MTQIEQPLYPKLSSIYNKIMQLAIAIVFIVVLMNLWIYSQTQNKQTIDQHFYDVGQQYLQQASAGLSVLITEVNTKESRQLLQNYVDELQLAEVIKEIHLYDLSGQLIISSQNSKSVKALFGLSEYKLNKSEFAVPFVSEIRKERLIGYVRLTLDKNYLTTKLLKNNDQQFTLLRLMMIIAGVVGFLLTRGLNRFSRQGFRLVDKDKRLS